One genomic window of Pecten maximus chromosome 3, xPecMax1.1, whole genome shotgun sequence includes the following:
- the LOC117324064 gene encoding NAD-dependent protein deacetylase sirtuin-2-like isoform X3, which yields MASEQKDDGGSTTNPDMKWYFDRKTKQIVFGDVSAIDPESEEMKGPDSLLYEVKKKLDIGPPPVQLLDTLDLDGIVNFIKAGKCKNIITMVGAGISTSAGIPDFRSPVTGLYDNLEKYHLPYPEAMFDLEYFQKNPEPFFSLAKEIWPGIFKPTPCHYFIKMLHNKGLLLRHYTQNIDTLEIQSGLDPEKLVEAHGSFRTAHCLVCKKEYSKEVMEDKVLAGVIPRCEIPECNGIIKPDIVFFGDTLPKKFAECVEEDFGKCDLLIIMGTSLVVQPFASLSHRVSVSHSFSSKEVSNLMTRTTTEMCFGKERVMRDVSL from the exons ATGGCTTCTGAACAAAAAGATG atgGTGGTTCAACAACAAATCCAGATATGAAATggt ATTTTGATAGGAAAACTAAACAGATTGTATTTGGTGATGTATCAGCCATTGATCCAG aatcAGAAGAGATGAAG GGTCCAGACAGCTTGTTGTATGAAGTGAAGAAGAAACTAGATATAGGGCCTCCACCTGTACAGTTGTTGGACACACTAGATCTAGATGGTATAGTCAACTTTATCAAAGCTGGAAAGTGTAAGAATATCATCACCATGGTAGGCGCTGGTATTTCTACAT CGGCTGGTATTCCTGATTTCCGATCCCCAGTAACTGGGTTGTATGATAATCTAGAGAAATACCACTTACCTTACCCAGAGGCTATGTTTGACCTGGAATACTTCCAG aaaaacCCAGAGCCATTCTTTTCCTTAGCCAAAGAGATATGGCCTGGTATTTTCAAG CCAACACCTTGCCACTACTTTATTAAAATGCTACACAACAAAGGTCTCCTGCTACGACATTATACACAG AACATAGACACACTTGAAATTCAGTCTGGATTGGATCCCGAAAAACTAGTAGAAGCTCATGGAAGTTTTCGTACAGCTCATTGTCTTGTCTGCAAAAAAGAATACAGCAAGGAGGTCATGGAAG ATAAAGTGTTGGCTGGGGTAATACCTAGGTGTGAAATCCCAGAATGCAATGGTATCATCAAACCAG aCATTGTGTTTTTTGGAGACACACTACCTAAAAAGTTTGCTGAATGTGTTGAAGAG GACTTTGGGAAATGTGACTTGCTGATTATTATGGGAACATCACTTGTGGTTCAGCCATTTGCTTCATTAAGTCACAG GGTGTCAGTTTCTCATTCATTTTCTTCAAAGGAGGTTTCAAATTTAATGACAAGGACAACTACAG